A window from uncultured Desulfobacter sp. encodes these proteins:
- a CDS encoding NAD-dependent epimerase/dehydratase family protein — protein sequence MSLGNTLVTGGGGFLGKVLVKKLVDKGEHVVSFSRSRYLELDKLGVSQIQGDLSDADAVADALKGMDTVFHTAAKPGIWGSYDEYFRINVTGTVNVIGACMKHKVGRLIHTSSPSVVFDDKDMHGADESVPYPATYLAPYPETKALAEKEVIKAAGQGLCVIILRPHLIWGPEDNHLVPGIINRAKRLKIIGPDTDLVDTIYVDNAADAHILAAEKLAENPDLSGNVYFISQDEPMSKWRLANGFLAAAGRPPIKGHVSARTAYAAGWLFEFVYRTLGIKKDPPMTRFAAKELATSHWFDITRAKKDIGYRPKVSTQEGLKRLEAWLNRK from the coding sequence ATGAGTTTGGGAAATACCCTGGTTACGGGCGGCGGCGGCTTTTTGGGCAAGGTGCTGGTTAAAAAATTAGTGGATAAAGGTGAGCATGTTGTTTCATTTTCCAGGTCCCGGTATTTGGAACTGGATAAACTGGGTGTTTCCCAGATCCAGGGTGATCTATCCGATGCAGATGCCGTGGCCGATGCCTTAAAGGGCATGGACACCGTGTTTCATACGGCGGCAAAGCCCGGTATCTGGGGATCTTATGATGAATACTTTCGTATTAATGTTACAGGTACCGTAAATGTTATTGGCGCGTGCATGAAACATAAGGTGGGGCGGCTGATTCATACCAGTTCACCGTCCGTGGTTTTTGATGACAAGGATATGCACGGGGCGGATGAGTCAGTTCCCTATCCTGCGACATATCTGGCACCTTATCCTGAAACCAAAGCCCTGGCGGAAAAAGAGGTGATTAAAGCGGCGGGGCAGGGGCTTTGTGTCATTATTTTGAGGCCCCACTTGATCTGGGGCCCGGAAGACAACCATCTGGTCCCCGGTATTATCAACCGGGCCAAACGCCTGAAGATCATTGGCCCGGATACCGATCTTGTGGATACCATTTATGTGGACAATGCCGCAGATGCCCATATCCTGGCCGCTGAAAAACTGGCCGAAAATCCTGATTTATCCGGAAATGTATATTTTATCAGCCAGGACGAGCCCATGTCCAAATGGCGTCTGGCCAATGGGTTTCTGGCCGCAGCCGGCCGGCCGCCCATCAAAGGCCATGTCTCGGCAAGGACCGCCTATGCGGCCGGGTGGCTCTTTGAATTTGTCTACCGAACCTTGGGGATTAAAAAAGATCCCCCCATGACCCGGTTTGCTGCCAAGGAACTTGCCACCTCTCACTGGTTTGATATCACCCGTGCAAAAAAGGATATTGGGTATCGGCCAAAGGTATCTACCCAGGAAGGCTTAAAACGTCTGGAGGCATGGTTGAACCGGAAATGA